From Rhizobium favelukesii, the proteins below share one genomic window:
- a CDS encoding GNAT family N-acetyltransferase: protein MPKAEHAPKYRFRDISREDFGLVAKWLAEPHVAKWWGAPETELASIEEAMNSIETRPMIVELDGHPIGYLQSYDPHLEDGHPYQDQPKGTLGVDISIGVAELIGKGHGTAIIRQLAAELFANGARRIVIDPDPENRQAIRAYEKAGFHYVDTRTSIYGPAHFMALDAPGVTDT from the coding sequence ATGCCGAAAGCTGAGCACGCCCCGAAATACCGTTTCCGCGACATCAGCCGCGAGGATTTTGGCCTCGTGGCAAAGTGGCTGGCAGAACCGCATGTCGCGAAATGGTGGGGCGCGCCCGAGACAGAGCTTGCGTCGATCGAAGAGGCGATGAACAGTATCGAGACAAGGCCGATGATCGTGGAGCTGGACGGGCATCCGATAGGTTACCTCCAAAGCTATGATCCTCATTTGGAAGACGGTCATCCCTATCAGGACCAGCCGAAAGGCACGCTGGGCGTCGATATCTCGATCGGTGTTGCTGAGCTGATAGGCAAGGGTCACGGTACTGCGATCATCCGTCAGCTCGCGGCCGAACTCTTCGCGAACGGTGCGAGGCGCATCGTGATCGATCCGGATCCCGAAAACCGCCAGGCGATTAGGGCTTACGAAAAAGCAGGCTTCCACTACGTCGATACAAGAACTTCCATTTACGGTCCGGCGCATTTCATGGCGTTGGACGCACCCGGAGTAACGGACACATGA
- the hslV gene encoding ATP-dependent protease subunit HslV gives MTTIVTVRKGGKVIMAGDGQVSLGQTVMKGNARKIRRIGKGEVIAGFAGATADAFTLLERLEKKLEQYPGQLMRAAVELAKDWRTDKYLRNLEAMMLVADKQVTLAITGNGDVLEPEHGAMAIGSGGNFALAAALALMDTDKSAEEVARRALDIAADICVYTNHNMVVETLDAES, from the coding sequence ATGACAACAATTGTTACAGTTCGAAAGGGCGGCAAGGTCATCATGGCCGGCGACGGTCAGGTGAGCCTCGGCCAGACCGTGATGAAAGGCAATGCCCGCAAGATCCGGCGCATCGGCAAGGGGGAAGTGATTGCCGGTTTCGCAGGCGCCACCGCGGATGCCTTCACCCTCCTCGAACGTCTTGAAAAGAAGCTCGAACAATATCCGGGCCAGCTGATGCGCGCAGCCGTCGAGCTCGCCAAGGATTGGCGCACGGACAAGTATCTCCGCAACCTCGAAGCCATGATGCTCGTCGCCGACAAGCAGGTGACACTGGCGATAACAGGCAACGGTGACGTTCTAGAGCCGGAGCATGGCGCCATGGCGATCGGTTCGGGCGGCAATTTTGCACTCGCTGCGGCCCTCGCCCTGATGGATACGGACAAATCAGCCGAAGAGGTGGCGCGGCGCGCGCTGGATATTGCCGCCGATATCTGTGTCTACACGAACCATAATATGGTGGTGGAAACCCTGGATGCCGAAAGCTGA